The proteins below come from a single Candida albicans SC5314 chromosome 7, complete sequence genomic window:
- a CDS encoding uncharacterized protein (Putative protein of unknown function, transcript is upregulated in an RHE model of oral candidiasis) — protein sequence MLSNMDYEDLKLDDKVHATTDNNLDMNNILENDESILDGLNMTLLDNGDHANEEFDVDSFLNQFGN from the coding sequence ATGTTGTCCAACATGGACTACGAGGACCTAAAATTGGACGACAAAGTACATGCCACCACAGACAACAACTTGGACATGAACAACATACTTGAAAACGACGAGCTGATACTAGACGGGTTGAACATGACATTGCTCGACAATGGCGACCACGCAAACGAAGAGTTTGATGTAGACAGCTTTTTAAACCAGTTTGGCAATTAG
- the SYS1 gene encoding Sys1p (Putative Golgi integral membrane protein; transcript regulated by Mig1) gives MRYTSLLNHGDTTNPSKLLLQIVILQCFYYLSALVIFYLVASLNGYDFKIDWVFSWELVEPDNAMGLTLFMMWLFDALLCVLFVTVIVGRSKLAWDFAVTVYIINLIVVWTYTGKFPSSILWWCLQVLSAVLLVTLSTYSTRWNELRTTFFDGMVDTTPNDIEMQNIS, from the coding sequence ATGAGATACACGTCATTGCTTAACCATGGAGATACGACCAATCCATCaaaactactactacagATCGTCATTCTACAGTGTTTCTACTACCTTTCTGCCCTAGTCATATTCTACCTCGTGGCGTCGCTCAATGGCTACGACTTTAAAATCGATTGGGTGTTCCTGTGGGAATTGGTCGAACCCGACAACGCCATGGGTTTGACATTGTTTATGATGTGGCTCTTTGATGCGCTATTGTGTGTGTTGTTTGTCACCGTCATTGTGGGCCGATCAAAGTTGGCATGGGACTTTGCCGTCACCGTATACATAATCAACCTTATTGTGGTGTGGACATACACAGGAAAATTCCCTTCCAGCATCTTATGGTGGTGTCTCCAGGTGCTAAGTGCTGTCCTATTGGTAACCCTATCCACATACTCGACACGTTGGAACGAATTGAGAACTACATTCTTTGACGGCATGGTCGATACCACCCCGAACGATATAGAGATGCAAAATATAAGCTAG
- the TLO16 gene encoding Tlo16p (Member of a family of telomere-proximal genes of unknown function; may be spliced in vivo) yields MPENLQTRLHNSLDEILKSSGYIFEVIDQNRKQSNVITSPNNELIQKSITQSLNGEIQNFHAILDQTVSKLNDAEWCLGVMVEKKKKLDELKVKEEAARKKEEGAKKKEEEAKKKAEEAKKCFILLFCQICTTFNLCANILFYLIFIYFYFTILFYRTFYIFSLSTVRYRVGLPS; encoded by the coding sequence ATGCCAGAAAACCTCCAAACAAGACTACATAACTCACTCGACgagatattgaaatcatcagGATACATATTTGAGGTAATCGACCAAAACAGAAAACAAAGCAATGTGATAACTAGCCCCAACAACGAACTAATCCAAAAATCCATAACCCAACTGCTCAACGGCGAAATCCAAAACTTCCATGCTATTCTAGACCAAACAGTGTCGAAACTCAATGATGCAGAGTGGTGTCTCGGCGTTATggttgaaaagaaaaagaaacttgACGAATTGAAAGTCAAAGAAGAAGCGGCAAGAAAGAAGGAAGAAGGggcaaagaaaaaggaagaagaggCAAAGAAAAAGGCAGAGGAAGCGAAGAAgtgttttattttacttTTCTGTCAAATTTGCACTACTTTTAATTTGTGTGCAAATATTCTATTTTACTTGATTTTTATatacttttattttacAATACTTTTTTATAGGACTTTTTatatcttttctttatcaactGTTCGCTATAGGGTAGGTCTTCCAAGCTAA
- a CDS encoding uncharacterized protein (Protein of unknown function; Hap43-repressed gene), with protein MMFARIFMIILMVGGVWCERCPECAEPARILRNECGVPTKTDLGGYFDCVCGLNGTFFDMYESCLKHCKALDYITFNTNNSTLREFYCQEAQKASTTEVTDTFPDAELQRYVTRNGGTHKKPSFVLTILMCMI; from the coding sequence ATGATGTTTGCACGGATATTTATGATCATATTGATGGTAGGAGGTGTGTGGTGTGAGAGGTGTCCTGAATGTGCTGAGCCAGCGAGGATATTACGCAACGAATGTGGTGTTCCCACAAAAACTGATCTTGGAGGGTACTTTGACTGTGTGTGTGGGTTGAATGGGACATTTTTTGATATGTATGAGCTGTGCCTCAAACACTGCAAGGCTCTTGATTATATTACGTTTAATACCAACAACAGCACGTTAAGAGAGTTTTACTGCCAAGAAGCACAGAAGGCTAGCACTACTGAGGTTACAGACACGTTTCCCGATGCTGAGTTACAACGGTATGTTACACGGAATGGAGGTACCCACAAGAAACCTAGCTTTGTATTGACTATATTAATGTGTATGATTTAA
- a CDS encoding uncharacterized protein (Butyrobetaine dioxygenase, the fourth enzyme of the carnitine biosynthesis pathway), with product MLRQPLRQIRFHSKLALAGYNSKEVTVTINGRTCTFNNVFLRDACQSPDSVDPISSQKLFTTADAATGLQINAPPVVEDSSLKIQWSNNGKLTNSVYPVSFLENYSTNKRLGKFFDKDRKLWDKQELENNFASLNMDYDDILTNDNSFFQTLYNLNRYGLTFVNNIPTPQISDMTEDNATQWPVYKIAEKFGYIKKTFYGTLFDVKNKKEKATNIAYTNTFLPLHMDLLYYESPPGLQLLHAIQNSTLGGENIFCDSYLAAEHVRKTDPRAYTALTQTPITFHYDNNNEYYYYKRPLIVEDPEVGDGFPKIASINYAPPFQGPFEVDPHPDFIRGMQLFETFINDPANHFEIKMPEGTCVIFENRRALHSRNAFSDSNNGDRWLMGTYVDGDSFRSKLRIGYRKVHT from the coding sequence ATGTTAAGACAACCATTACGCCAAATCCGTTTCCACTCGAAATTGGCACTTGCAGGATACAACAGCAAAGAAGTGACAGTCACCATCAACGGCAGAACCTGTACATTCAACAACGTGTTTTTGAGAGACGCATGCCAAAGCCCAGACTCGGTAGACCCCATTTCTAGCCAAAAACTATTCACTACAGCAGATGCAGCAACCGGCTTGCAAATTAACGCACCCCCAGTGGTAGAGGATTCCTCATTGAAAATCCAATGGAGCAACAATGGCAAACTCACCAACTCAGTCTACCCCGTGTCATTCTTAGAAAACTACTCCACCAACAAACGACTCGGCAAATTCTTTGACAAAGATAGAAAGTTATGGGACAAACAAGAACTCGAAAACAACTTTGCCTCCCTCAACATGGACTACGACGACATTCTCACCAACGACAACTCTTTCTTCCAGACGTTGTACAACTTGAATAGGTACGGGTTAACATTTGTCAACAACATCCCCACCCCACAAATTTCTGACATGACAGAGGACAACGCCACGCAATGGCCAGTGTACAAGATCGCCGAAAAGTTTGGCTACATCAAGAAAACATTCTACGGGACATTATTCGACgtcaagaacaagaaggAAAAAGCAACCAACATTGCCTACACCAACACGTTTTTGCCATTGCACATGGACTTGCTCTACTACGAGTCACCCCCGGGATTACAGTTGCTACACGCTATCCAGAACTCTACGTTGGGCGGCGAAAACATCTTCTGTGACTCGTACCTTGCTGCTGAGCATGTCCGGAAAACCGACCCCAGGGCATACACGGCACTCACCCAGACCCCAATCACCTTCCACtacgacaacaacaacgagtactactactacaagCGGCCGTTAATCGTTGAAGACCCCGAGGTTGGCGACGGGTTCCCGAAAATCGCGTCCATCAACTATGCCCCGCCATTCCAGGGCCCATTCGAGGTTGACCCCCACCCAGACTTTATCCGCGGAATGCAGTTATTCGAAACCTTCATCAACGACCCGGCAAACCactttgaaatcaaaatgcCAGAAGGCACTTGTGTCATTTTCGAAAACAGAAGAGCCCTTCACTCGAGAAACGCATTCTCCGACCTGAACAACGGCGACAGATGGTTAATGGGCACTTATGTTGACGGCGACAGTTTTAGATCAAAATTACGTATAGGCTATAGAAAAGTACATACCTAA